The nucleotide sequence TCTTTTACAGAACTTTCAGAAATAAGTTTTTTTACATATTCATAGCCTTCTTTTGGCTCAGATGATAAAACAAGCAAAAATCTTGCATTTGGTATTTTTGAAGCTATTTCTTCAAACGAATTTATAAAATATTCAAGGCCTTTTGTTGGTCCTGGCCTTCCAAAATAAGCAAAAATTTTTTCATTTTTTAATCCCAATTCTTTTCTTGCAAGTTTAGGTTTAGTTTTTTTTCTATTAAAATAATTATAATCTATTCCAGAACAGCTTAATTTTATTTTTTCTTTTGGTTTAAATAAAGCAAGCCTATTTTTAGTAAAATTAGAATGAACAATATATAAATCAAAATTAAATAATAATAAAAATCTTTCAAATAATTTTGCGATAAATGCTTTTATTTTTGATTTATAAATAAAATACCATAAATCATTAAAGACTTCATGAATGGTTATTATACACTTTTTTCTTAAAATATTTTTACATATCCATGAAGGGATTAGTGAACCATAAGTAGATGTGTGAATAAAAAGACAATTCTTTGCTATTTTTAATATTTTTGGTATCATAAAAAAACATGCAATAAATCTATTTTTAATTGGTGAATATACTCTATATATTTTTATACCGTCTATTTCTTCATAACTATTTGTATTTGGAACCTTTAATGATATTACATAAACATCATGCCCTAATTTAACTAAATTTTTTGCAAGATTAAAAAAATCTCTTTCTATTCCACCAACATATGGATAATAATAATCTAAAACCATACAAATTTTCATTTTTTTCATATTTTTATCTTTCTCCATATTTGAAATTTTAAATTATTTATGTAAAAAACATTTTTGTATTAATTTATCATATTCATTAACACATTTATCCCAAGTAAATTTTCTTGCATATTTCATTTTTTCAAATCTAATTTTATCATACAATTTTTTATTTTTTGATAATTCTATTATTTTTTCAACTATCTCATCTTCATCTTTACAAACAATACTTGCTTTTTTTACTTCTT is from Candidatus Pacearchaeota archaeon and encodes:
- a CDS encoding glycosyltransferase family 4 protein gives rise to the protein MKICMVLDYYYPYVGGIERDFFNLAKNLVKLGHDVYVISLKVPNTNSYEEIDGIKIYRVYSPIKNRFIACFFMIPKILKIAKNCLFIHTSTYGSLIPSWICKNILRKKCIITIHEVFNDLWYFIYKSKIKAFIAKLFERFLLLFNFDLYIVHSNFTKNRLALFKPKEKIKLSCSGIDYNYFNRKKTKPKLARKELGLKNEKIFAYFGRPGPTKGLEYFINSFEEIASKIPNARFLLVLSSEPKEGYEYVKKLISESSVK